A region from the Paenarthrobacter aurescens genome encodes:
- a CDS encoding LacI family DNA-binding transcriptional regulator has product MAASTLSEVARLAGVSLATASRVLNGSARKPAEDIAERVREAADKLGYVPNAQAQALAKSSSGLIGLIVHDIADPYFSAIARGVQEAARQQNRMVLLASTSGAPHDEKEAVAAFAARRADSIVIAGSRSVRAEDKQGNAELAAELDRYCRNGGHVGVVGHPVVGASTTEGYHVVQVPNEELAAGLAAELAATHRGEFLIVAGPEGLYTSDDRVRGFQRGLAEAGRPAAEIVRTGFNRAGGYDAGPALAARIRASKERLCIFAVNDVMAIGVTAALRPEGIWIPRDATIAGFDDIETLRDFRPALSTVHLPLEDIGRLAAGDPDTPPVSGAVKLRRSTETPVDSQV; this is encoded by the coding sequence GTGGCCGCCAGCACACTGAGTGAAGTTGCCCGTTTGGCCGGGGTCTCCCTGGCTACGGCATCCCGGGTCCTTAACGGCTCCGCCCGCAAGCCGGCCGAGGACATCGCTGAGCGCGTCCGCGAAGCCGCCGACAAGCTGGGTTATGTTCCCAATGCGCAGGCGCAGGCGCTCGCAAAGTCCAGTTCAGGGTTGATCGGCCTCATTGTTCACGACATCGCGGACCCCTACTTTTCCGCCATAGCCCGCGGGGTCCAGGAAGCAGCCCGCCAGCAAAACCGCATGGTCCTGCTGGCCAGCACGTCCGGAGCTCCGCATGACGAGAAGGAAGCAGTAGCTGCTTTCGCTGCCCGTCGTGCAGACTCCATCGTGATCGCCGGCTCCCGCTCCGTCCGCGCCGAGGACAAGCAGGGGAACGCCGAACTCGCCGCAGAATTGGACCGGTACTGCCGCAACGGCGGCCACGTGGGAGTGGTGGGCCACCCTGTGGTTGGGGCCTCCACCACTGAGGGGTACCACGTGGTGCAGGTCCCCAACGAGGAACTTGCTGCCGGCCTGGCCGCCGAACTGGCCGCAACGCACCGCGGCGAATTCCTGATCGTCGCCGGCCCCGAAGGGCTCTACACCTCCGACGACAGGGTCCGCGGCTTCCAGCGCGGACTCGCTGAGGCAGGCAGGCCCGCCGCCGAGATTGTTCGAACCGGCTTCAACCGCGCGGGAGGATACGACGCCGGCCCGGCTCTGGCCGCGCGGATCAGGGCCTCCAAAGAACGGCTCTGCATCTTCGCCGTCAACGATGTCATGGCCATTGGTGTCACCGCCGCGCTCCGACCTGAAGGCATCTGGATTCCGCGGGATGCCACCATCGCCGGTTTTGATGACATTGAGACCCTGCGCGACTTTCGGCCCGCCCTGTCCACGGTGCATTTGCCGCTCGAGGACATCGGCCGCCTCGCCGCAGGAGACCCTGACACCCCGCCTGTCAGCGGCGCGGTCAAGCTCCGCCGCAGCACCGAAACACCGGTGGACTCGCAGGTATGA
- a CDS encoding alpha/beta hydrolase — MTSAESQAPRALTVIPAVGPSGLAAPAVLVLPGGGYAKTADHEAEPVAEWLAALGIHAFVLRYPVAPHRHPAPLAAAKQAMIWIRYGEHGLKVDPSRVGVLGFSAGGHLAATLSVQVPAGDPALDIAGAAPNLSILCYPVISFVDSAHQGSVDNLAGAGAGPEILRKLSAEVHVTAATPPAFLWHTADDHSVPVSHSLGYAGALSRAGVPVELHVFPSGTHGLGLASGAPGAEQWTALCAAWLRRMGWS, encoded by the coding sequence ATGACCTCAGCGGAGTCTCAGGCGCCCCGGGCGCTCACGGTGATTCCCGCCGTCGGGCCTTCCGGTCTGGCGGCGCCCGCAGTCCTGGTTCTGCCCGGCGGAGGCTACGCGAAAACGGCAGACCACGAAGCCGAACCTGTGGCCGAGTGGCTCGCTGCGCTGGGGATCCACGCGTTCGTGCTGCGATATCCAGTGGCACCGCATCGGCACCCGGCGCCGTTAGCCGCCGCGAAGCAAGCCATGATCTGGATCCGCTACGGAGAGCATGGGCTGAAGGTCGATCCCTCGCGTGTGGGTGTCCTCGGGTTCTCGGCGGGCGGGCATCTTGCCGCTACTCTGTCTGTGCAGGTGCCCGCGGGCGATCCTGCACTGGACATCGCCGGGGCAGCGCCGAACCTCAGCATCCTCTGCTATCCGGTGATTTCCTTTGTGGACTCCGCGCATCAGGGGTCCGTGGACAATCTCGCCGGAGCGGGTGCAGGGCCCGAGATTCTGCGGAAGTTGTCCGCGGAAGTTCATGTCACAGCTGCCACGCCGCCCGCTTTCCTGTGGCACACCGCGGACGACCACTCAGTCCCCGTCAGCCACAGCCTTGGCTATGCAGGGGCACTAAGCCGGGCGGGTGTTCCAGTAGAGTTGCACGTGTTCCCGAGCGGAACCCATGGGCTTGGTTTGGCTTCCGGAGCTCCGGGAGCCGAGCAGTGGACCGCGCTGTGTGCCGCCTGGCTCCGCCGGATGGGCTGGAGTTAG
- a CDS encoding metalloregulator ArsR/SmtB family transcription factor yields the protein MADTASDIFAALAHPTRRQILQDLKDGELAAGEIAARFSATGPTISRHLSVLRQAGLVAERREANRILYSLVGERLALSVGNFLSTVCPEQIVLREVRKRTTSRPSTSTSEA from the coding sequence ATGGCAGATACAGCATCCGACATCTTCGCCGCCCTGGCGCACCCCACCCGGCGGCAGATTCTGCAGGACCTTAAGGATGGCGAGCTGGCTGCCGGTGAGATCGCTGCGCGGTTCAGTGCCACCGGCCCCACCATTTCCCGTCACTTGAGCGTGCTCCGCCAAGCCGGCCTGGTGGCAGAACGGCGCGAAGCCAATCGCATCCTGTATTCACTGGTGGGCGAGCGTCTTGCCCTCTCAGTGGGCAACTTCCTCTCCACTGTGTGCCCCGAGCAGATAGTGCTCCGAGAGGTCCGAAAGCGCACTACCTCCCGCCCATCAACCAGCACGTCCGAGGCCTGA
- a CDS encoding LysR substrate-binding domain-containing protein translates to MFEPVQLRSFLAVAETLSFTKAAERLGLAQPTVSQHVRKLEASAKRVLVARDTREVRLTDNGDAMAGFARNILAAHDSAARYFSGSAMRGRLRFGTADDLAITGLPRILREFRQLYPQINLELTVSQSDQLYKRLNAGQLDLVFVKWVAGAKEGTVVRHDNFAWVGVEQTVLEPGAPVPLIAYPAPSLSRKLAIDALEAEGRTWRITCSTKQISGVLAAVRAGIGVAVMPASLVPEDLKVITQRFGLPPVGDVDFTLIRNPLANAEVIDALTQAIMGRTLSKTN, encoded by the coding sequence GTGTTCGAACCTGTCCAGCTCCGCTCCTTTTTAGCTGTTGCTGAAACACTGAGTTTCACCAAAGCCGCCGAGCGCCTTGGGCTCGCGCAACCCACCGTCAGCCAGCATGTCCGCAAACTTGAGGCCTCGGCCAAAAGGGTGCTGGTTGCACGTGATACGCGCGAAGTCCGGCTTACGGACAACGGCGATGCCATGGCCGGTTTTGCCCGCAACATCCTTGCCGCCCACGACTCCGCCGCCCGCTACTTTTCCGGATCGGCCATGCGCGGGCGACTCCGCTTCGGAACCGCCGACGACCTCGCTATCACCGGCCTCCCCCGCATCCTCCGCGAGTTCCGTCAGCTATACCCGCAGATCAACCTGGAACTCACCGTCAGCCAAAGCGACCAGCTCTACAAACGACTCAACGCCGGTCAACTGGACCTGGTGTTCGTCAAATGGGTGGCCGGTGCCAAGGAGGGCACGGTGGTCCGGCATGACAACTTCGCGTGGGTGGGCGTGGAGCAGACCGTACTGGAACCCGGAGCGCCGGTCCCCCTCATCGCGTACCCGGCACCCAGCCTGAGCCGGAAACTGGCTATCGACGCTTTGGAGGCCGAGGGCCGGACCTGGCGGATCACGTGCAGCACCAAGCAGATCAGCGGAGTGCTCGCCGCCGTGCGGGCAGGCATCGGAGTGGCCGTCATGCCCGCTTCGCTGGTTCCGGAGGACCTGAAGGTAATCACCCAGAGGTTTGGTCTGCCGCCGGTGGGCGATGTTGATTTCACGCTGATCCGCAACCCGCTGGCCAACGCTGAAGTGATCGACGCCCTGACCCAAGCCATCATGGGCAGAACGTTGAGCAAGACGAACTAG
- a CDS encoding dihydrodipicolinate synthase family protein, which produces MTSLILPTNDGGTREYRLQAATSWAKPTVPLTARRAYAAAHVIPEVAADNTPGAPAQLDWDATLAYRHELWSYGLGVADAMDTAQRGMGLDWAATQQLIKRTGAEAASVVAAGNAAVAGKSVRDLVSCGAGTDQLDIAALPEGAAGIQAVIDAYREQIAVVSEAGPKVILMASRALAKVANGADDYLHVYSTLLQEVDQPVILHWLGTMFDPALAGYWGSDDVSVATETFLSLIREHSDKVDGVKVSLLDASHEVALRANLPEGVRLYTGDDFNYPELIDGDQTHHSDALLGIFAAIYPAASVALQKYDAGQGAEGRAILDSTRELGKHIFSAPTFYYKTGIAFMSWLNGKQPGFQMVGGLHSGRSVLHLAKTFELADQAGLLRDPSLAAFRMSDFLRINGVGA; this is translated from the coding sequence ATGACGTCACTGATTCTTCCCACCAACGACGGCGGCACCCGCGAGTACCGCCTTCAGGCAGCCACCTCGTGGGCCAAGCCGACCGTTCCTTTGACGGCCCGCCGCGCCTACGCAGCCGCTCACGTCATTCCCGAAGTGGCCGCGGACAACACGCCCGGCGCGCCGGCCCAGCTCGACTGGGACGCCACGCTGGCCTACCGGCACGAGCTGTGGTCCTATGGCTTGGGCGTTGCTGACGCCATGGACACCGCCCAGCGCGGCATGGGCTTGGACTGGGCAGCTACGCAGCAGCTCATCAAGCGCACCGGCGCTGAAGCTGCATCCGTTGTTGCAGCAGGAAACGCCGCTGTTGCGGGCAAGTCAGTCCGCGACCTCGTCTCCTGCGGCGCAGGCACCGATCAGCTGGATATCGCAGCACTCCCCGAGGGCGCAGCGGGCATCCAGGCCGTGATCGACGCTTACCGCGAGCAGATCGCCGTGGTCAGCGAAGCCGGTCCCAAGGTCATCCTCATGGCCTCCCGCGCGCTGGCCAAGGTTGCCAACGGAGCCGATGATTACCTGCACGTCTACTCCACGCTCCTTCAGGAAGTGGACCAGCCCGTCATCCTGCACTGGCTGGGGACCATGTTCGACCCCGCACTGGCCGGATACTGGGGCTCCGACGACGTTTCCGTGGCCACTGAAACGTTCCTCAGCCTGATCCGCGAGCACTCGGACAAGGTTGACGGCGTAAAGGTTTCGCTGTTGGATGCCTCGCATGAGGTGGCCCTCCGCGCCAACCTCCCGGAAGGCGTCCGCCTCTACACCGGCGACGACTTCAACTACCCGGAACTGATCGACGGCGACCAAACCCACCACTCGGACGCCCTGCTGGGCATCTTCGCTGCCATCTACCCGGCCGCTTCGGTCGCGTTGCAGAAGTACGACGCCGGCCAAGGTGCTGAAGGGCGCGCCATCCTGGACTCCACCCGCGAGCTTGGAAAGCACATCTTCAGCGCACCCACGTTCTACTACAAAACCGGCATCGCGTTCATGTCCTGGCTCAACGGTAAGCAGCCGGGCTTCCAGATGGTGGGCGGCCTGCACTCCGGCCGTTCGGTCCTGCACCTGGCCAAGACCTTCGAGCTGGCGGACCAGGCCGGTTTGTTGAGGGATCCGTCGCTGGCTGCGTTCCGCATGTCCGATTTCCTGCGGATCAACGGGGTGGGCGCATGA
- a CDS encoding NAD-dependent epimerase/dehydratase family protein: MRVAITGGTGFVGRHLAERLGNPDTVVISRRTGVEIDDVNALAAAFDGCEVVVHCAGINREIGKQTFNRVHVDGTRAVIEAAQRAGVQRIVMLSFLRARPDCGSPYHETKWAAEELVRQSGMEHTILKAGMIYGPGDHMVDHVTRAVRTFPIFATVGCRERTVRPVPVEEAVNVLVAAIEGRIPGSTVAVLGAEELELGAAVRRIARLAGGNPVYFRAPVWAIRVLAQLTEWIMVVPLVAKAQAQMLAEGVSEPVPYAPGLPEELRPVLPFDDHRIRAALPEGRFGLNDLRLVRWWSGRRRGAKPGQAH; this comes from the coding sequence ATGCGTGTAGCCATTACAGGCGGGACCGGTTTTGTGGGACGTCACCTGGCAGAACGACTCGGCAACCCGGACACAGTGGTCATCTCCCGGCGGACGGGCGTGGAGATCGACGACGTGAATGCCTTGGCAGCTGCCTTTGACGGCTGCGAGGTTGTGGTTCATTGCGCCGGGATCAATCGGGAGATCGGCAAGCAGACTTTCAACCGTGTCCACGTCGATGGCACCCGGGCCGTCATTGAGGCGGCACAGCGGGCAGGAGTGCAGCGGATTGTCATGCTGAGCTTCCTCCGGGCCCGGCCTGACTGTGGTTCGCCCTACCATGAGACCAAATGGGCCGCCGAAGAGCTTGTGCGGCAGTCCGGCATGGAGCACACCATACTCAAAGCGGGGATGATCTACGGGCCGGGGGATCACATGGTGGACCATGTGACCCGTGCGGTGCGCACGTTTCCCATCTTCGCGACAGTAGGTTGTCGCGAACGGACAGTGCGTCCGGTGCCGGTGGAAGAAGCCGTCAACGTGTTGGTGGCCGCCATTGAGGGACGGATTCCCGGCTCGACTGTTGCTGTCCTTGGAGCCGAGGAACTTGAGCTGGGAGCCGCTGTACGCAGGATCGCACGGCTTGCGGGCGGGAATCCTGTTTACTTTCGCGCGCCGGTGTGGGCAATCCGGGTGCTCGCCCAGCTAACGGAGTGGATTATGGTGGTGCCACTGGTGGCGAAAGCGCAAGCTCAAATGCTCGCCGAAGGAGTCAGTGAGCCCGTCCCTTATGCGCCCGGGCTTCCCGAGGAGCTGCGTCCCGTGCTGCCTTTTGATGACCACCGGATCAGGGCGGCACTTCCCGAGGGGCGTTTCGGGCTCAATGACCTCCGGCTGGTCCGCTGGTGGTCAGGGCGACGCCGCGGCGCGAAGCCGGGCCAAGCGCACTAG
- a CDS encoding GNAT family N-acetyltransferase codes for MIDAQLTPPSASFHASWLESYEEWGTLDQDGAAAFVAARYDLDLHNNGDFAQWVHVLHQLAKDDFQPPEGLANQSTIWVVRNDEYLGAVSLRHSLMNEYLSEVGGHVGYGIRPSARGQGLAKFALRGALDHARELGMERVLVTCEQPNVASARTIEACGGVLEQVRPPESFAPGLGITEAIRRYWIDL; via the coding sequence ATGATTGACGCGCAGCTCACCCCGCCGTCCGCCAGCTTCCATGCCTCCTGGCTGGAAAGTTACGAGGAGTGGGGAACCCTGGATCAGGATGGTGCAGCAGCTTTTGTGGCTGCCAGATACGATCTTGATCTCCACAACAACGGCGACTTCGCCCAGTGGGTCCATGTGTTGCATCAATTGGCCAAGGACGATTTTCAGCCTCCGGAAGGCCTGGCCAACCAGAGCACCATCTGGGTGGTCCGGAATGATGAGTATCTGGGTGCCGTCAGCCTCAGGCACTCCTTGATGAACGAGTATCTGAGCGAGGTGGGGGGCCACGTCGGCTACGGGATACGGCCCAGCGCAAGAGGTCAGGGACTCGCTAAGTTCGCACTCAGGGGCGCCTTGGACCATGCCCGGGAACTGGGGATGGAACGCGTGCTTGTCACCTGCGAACAGCCCAACGTAGCATCCGCCCGCACCATCGAGGCGTGCGGCGGCGTCCTGGAACAAGTCCGCCCTCCGGAAAGCTTCGCCCCGGGTCTGGGCATCACCGAGGCCATCCGTCGGTACTGGATAGATCTCTAG
- a CDS encoding Gfo/Idh/MocA family protein: protein MGYETKTIRIAMNGITGRMGYRQHLLRSILPIRDAGGFTLEDGTKVQVEPILVGRNEAKIRELAELHKVSEWTTDLDAVIADPTVDIIFDASMTSLRAATLKKAMRAGKHIFTEKPTAETLQEAIELAQIGKEAGVTAGVVHDKLYLPGLVKLRRLVDEGFFGRILSIRGEFGYWVFEGDVQAAQRPSWNYRKEDGGGMTTDMFCHWNYVLEGIIGKVKSVNAKTATHIPARWDEAGKEYKATADDASYGIFELETPGGDDVIGQINSSWAVRVYRDELVEFQIDGTHGSAVAGLNKCVAQQRAHTPKPVWNPDLPVTESFRSQWQEVPANAELDNGFKLQWEEFLRDVVAGREHRFGLLSAARGVQLAELGLQSSAERRTIDIPEITL, encoded by the coding sequence ATGGGCTACGAAACAAAGACGATCCGCATCGCCATGAACGGCATCACCGGCCGTATGGGCTACCGCCAGCACCTGCTGCGGTCCATCCTCCCCATCCGCGACGCCGGCGGCTTCACCCTTGAGGACGGCACCAAGGTTCAGGTTGAACCCATCTTGGTTGGCCGCAACGAAGCCAAGATCCGCGAACTGGCCGAGCTCCACAAAGTTTCCGAGTGGACCACTGACCTGGACGCCGTGATCGCCGATCCCACTGTGGACATCATCTTTGACGCCTCCATGACCAGCCTCCGCGCTGCCACCCTGAAAAAGGCAATGCGCGCCGGGAAGCACATCTTCACCGAGAAGCCCACGGCCGAAACCCTCCAGGAGGCAATTGAGCTGGCACAGATCGGCAAAGAAGCCGGCGTCACCGCAGGCGTTGTACATGACAAGCTGTACCTCCCCGGCCTGGTGAAACTCCGCCGCCTGGTGGACGAAGGATTCTTCGGGCGCATCCTCTCCATCCGCGGCGAATTCGGCTACTGGGTGTTCGAAGGCGATGTCCAGGCTGCACAGCGCCCGTCCTGGAACTACCGCAAGGAAGACGGCGGCGGAATGACCACGGACATGTTCTGCCACTGGAACTACGTCCTTGAAGGCATCATCGGCAAGGTCAAGAGCGTCAACGCCAAGACCGCCACGCACATCCCCGCACGCTGGGACGAGGCCGGCAAGGAATACAAGGCCACCGCCGACGACGCTTCCTACGGCATCTTCGAACTCGAAACCCCCGGCGGCGACGACGTCATCGGCCAGATCAACTCCTCCTGGGCCGTGCGCGTTTACCGCGACGAACTGGTGGAGTTCCAGATCGACGGCACGCACGGTTCCGCCGTCGCCGGTTTGAACAAGTGCGTTGCGCAGCAGCGCGCCCACACCCCCAAGCCCGTCTGGAACCCGGACCTGCCGGTCACCGAATCTTTCCGCAGCCAGTGGCAGGAAGTCCCCGCCAACGCCGAGCTGGACAACGGCTTCAAGCTGCAGTGGGAAGAATTCCTGCGCGACGTCGTTGCCGGCCGTGAGCACCGCTTCGGCCTGCTCTCGGCAGCACGCGGCGTGCAGCTGGCCGAGCTCGGCCTCCAGTCCTCTGCCGAGCGCCGCACCATCGACATCCCGGAGATCACCCTCTAA
- a CDS encoding sugar phosphate isomerase/epimerase gives MIDLTTLADLTPGICSVTLRSKGIDEVVHISSDAGLAGIEWGTDVHVSDADSAAHARNATEAAGLSVLSLGSYYRCGQFADFGRVLDLASELGAPRIRVWAGEQGSAETSEDHWDAVVDDARRIADLAEHRGIGIAFEYHGNTLTDSPATTLDLLNRVNHSNVGTYWQPAVGLSDQQTLDSLHQVLPHVVGVHCFSWGPEAERFPLRNRKLLWQTVADVLRGNRKDMDIMLEFVQDDLPENVLNDAAFLHTITLGED, from the coding sequence ATGATCGACCTCACCACGCTGGCTGACCTCACGCCGGGAATTTGTTCCGTCACTCTTCGCTCGAAAGGGATTGACGAGGTGGTTCACATTTCTTCGGATGCAGGACTGGCAGGCATCGAGTGGGGTACTGACGTCCATGTCAGTGATGCTGATTCAGCCGCGCACGCCAGGAATGCAACTGAAGCAGCCGGGCTCAGCGTGCTCTCGCTCGGCTCGTACTACCGGTGCGGGCAATTCGCGGACTTCGGGCGGGTCCTGGACCTCGCCTCAGAGCTTGGTGCGCCGAGGATCCGCGTGTGGGCCGGGGAACAAGGATCAGCCGAAACCAGTGAAGATCACTGGGACGCGGTGGTGGATGACGCCCGGCGCATTGCTGATCTGGCTGAACACCGTGGCATAGGCATCGCTTTTGAGTACCACGGCAACACTCTCACCGACTCCCCTGCCACCACTTTGGACCTTCTGAACCGGGTGAATCACTCCAACGTGGGCACCTACTGGCAACCCGCCGTCGGGCTTTCAGACCAGCAGACGCTGGACTCGCTCCACCAGGTCCTGCCGCATGTAGTGGGCGTGCATTGTTTCTCCTGGGGGCCGGAGGCCGAGCGCTTCCCGCTGCGGAACCGGAAGTTGCTGTGGCAGACCGTTGCGGATGTTCTGCGTGGCAACCGCAAGGACATGGACATCATGCTGGAGTTTGTTCAGGACGACCTCCCGGAAAATGTTCTCAACGACGCCGCTTTCCTGCACACCATCACCTTGGGCGAGGACTAA